Proteins encoded in a region of the Streptomyces violaceoruber genome:
- a CDS encoding ABC transporter permease, with protein MYDPTVARLTYRALLGRRRALILGVLPLLLLVIAIAVRALAGADDQTSVDVLGGFALATMVPIIGVIAGTGAIGPEIDDGSVVYLLSKPIKRPTIIFTKLIVAIAVTMVFSAVPTLLAGLILNGNGQQVAVAYTIAALVASIAYAALFLLLGTVSRHAVVFGLVYALVWEALFGSLVPGARTLSVQQWSLAVAQKVADGNLVTSDVGLPTATVLLAAVTVLATWYAGQKLRSLTLAGEE; from the coding sequence ATGTACGACCCCACAGTCGCCCGACTCACCTACCGGGCCCTGCTCGGCCGCCGCCGGGCCCTCATCCTGGGCGTCCTCCCCCTGCTGCTGCTCGTCATCGCCATCGCGGTGCGCGCGCTCGCCGGAGCCGACGACCAGACCTCGGTCGACGTGCTGGGCGGGTTCGCCCTCGCCACCATGGTGCCGATCATCGGCGTCATCGCCGGTACCGGCGCCATCGGCCCGGAGATCGACGACGGCTCGGTGGTGTACCTGCTGTCCAAGCCGATCAAGCGGCCGACGATCATCTTCACCAAGCTGATCGTCGCCATAGCCGTGACGATGGTCTTCTCCGCCGTGCCCACGCTGCTCGCGGGCCTGATCCTCAACGGCAACGGCCAGCAGGTCGCCGTCGCCTACACGATCGCCGCGCTGGTCGCCTCCATCGCCTACGCCGCGCTGTTCCTGCTACTGGGCACGGTGTCCCGGCACGCGGTGGTCTTCGGGCTCGTCTACGCCCTCGTCTGGGAGGCCCTGTTCGGCTCCCTGGTACCGGGGGCCCGCACGCTGAGCGTCCAGCAGTGGTCGCTGGCGGTGGCCCAGAAGGTCGCCGACGGGAATCTGGTGACCTCCGACGTCGGTCTGCCGACCGCGACGGTGCTGCTCGCCGCGGTGACCGTGCTCGCCACCTGGTACGCCGGCCAGAAGCTGCGGTCGCTGACGCTCGCCGGGGAGGAGTGA
- a CDS encoding ABC transporter ATP-binding protein, whose protein sequence is MTTLNIDHVSRWFGNVVAVNDITMTIGPGVTGLLGPNGAGKSTLINMMGGFLAPSTGSVTLDGQPVWRNEDIYKHIGIVPEREAMYDFLTGREFVLANAELHGLGARAADEALATVEMAYAQDRKIATYSKGMRQRVKMASALVHQPSLLLLDEPFNGMDPRQRMQLMDLLRRMGDEGRTVLFSSHILEEVEQLAWHIEVIVAGRHAASGDFRKIRRLMTDRPHRYLVRSSDDRALAAALIADPSTSGIEVDLAEGALRIQAVDFGRFTVLLPKVARDHGIRLLTVSPSDESLESVFSYLVAA, encoded by the coding sequence GTGACCACGCTGAACATCGACCACGTCTCCCGCTGGTTCGGCAACGTGGTCGCCGTCAACGACATCACCATGACGATCGGCCCCGGCGTCACCGGCCTGCTCGGCCCCAACGGAGCGGGAAAGTCCACCCTCATCAACATGATGGGCGGCTTCCTGGCCCCCTCCACCGGCAGCGTCACCCTCGACGGCCAGCCGGTCTGGCGCAACGAGGACATCTACAAGCACATCGGCATCGTCCCCGAGCGGGAGGCGATGTACGACTTCCTCACCGGCCGCGAGTTCGTCCTCGCCAACGCCGAACTGCACGGGCTGGGGGCCAGGGCGGCCGACGAGGCCCTCGCGACCGTGGAGATGGCCTACGCCCAGGACCGGAAGATCGCCACGTACTCCAAGGGCATGCGCCAGCGCGTGAAGATGGCGTCCGCCCTCGTCCACCAGCCGTCGCTGCTCCTGCTCGACGAGCCGTTCAACGGCATGGACCCGCGCCAGCGCATGCAGCTGATGGACCTGCTGCGGCGGATGGGCGACGAGGGCCGCACCGTGCTGTTCTCCTCGCACATCCTGGAAGAGGTCGAGCAGCTCGCCTGGCACATCGAGGTCATCGTCGCCGGACGCCACGCGGCCAGCGGCGACTTCCGCAAGATCCGTCGCCTGATGACCGACCGGCCGCACCGCTACCTGGTGCGTTCCAGCGACGACCGGGCCCTCGCGGCCGCGCTGATCGCCGACCCGTCGACCTCCGGCATCGAGGTCGACCTCGCCGAGGGCGCCCTGCGCATCCAGGCGGTCGACTTCGGCCGGTTCACGGTCCTGCTGCCGAAGGTCGCCCGCGACCACGGCATCCGGCTGCTCACGGTCTCGCCGTCCGACGAGTCCCTCGAGTCCGTCTTCTCGTATCTCGTCGCGGCGTAG
- a CDS encoding ABC transporter permease, protein MAAEQPTATVPGDQTRIHNIGYRSYDGPRLGRAYARRSLYSQSLRGSYGLGRSAKSKVLPMLLFVVMCLPAGIMVAVAVATKANDLPVDYTRYAIVLQAVISLYVAAQAPQSVSRDLRFKTVPLYFSRPIETSDYVRAKYASLASALFILTAAPLLVLYVGALLAKLDFADQTKGFAQGLVSVALLSLLFAGLGLVVASVTPRRGFGIAAVIAVLTITYGAVSTLQAIADVQGSSGAVAWIGLFSPITLIDGVQSAFLGATSASPGGVGPSNGEGAVYVLVTLGLIAGAYGLLMRRYKKVGL, encoded by the coding sequence ATGGCAGCTGAACAGCCCACAGCCACGGTGCCGGGTGACCAGACCCGCATCCACAACATCGGCTACCGCAGTTACGACGGCCCCCGCCTCGGCCGCGCCTACGCCCGCCGTTCGCTGTACTCGCAGTCCCTGCGCGGTTCCTACGGCCTCGGCCGCTCGGCCAAGTCCAAGGTGCTGCCGATGCTGCTCTTCGTGGTGATGTGCCTCCCGGCGGGCATCATGGTCGCGGTCGCCGTCGCCACCAAGGCCAACGACCTGCCCGTGGACTACACGCGCTACGCGATCGTCCTGCAGGCCGTCATCAGTCTCTACGTCGCGGCCCAGGCCCCCCAGTCCGTCTCGCGCGACCTGCGCTTCAAGACCGTGCCGCTGTACTTCTCGCGGCCGATCGAGACCTCCGACTACGTGCGCGCCAAGTACGCCTCGCTGGCCTCGGCCCTGTTCATCCTCACCGCCGCACCCCTGCTGGTGCTCTACGTGGGCGCGCTGCTCGCCAAACTCGACTTCGCGGACCAGACCAAGGGGTTCGCCCAGGGACTGGTCTCCGTGGCACTGCTCTCCCTGCTCTTCGCCGGCCTCGGCCTGGTCGTCGCATCGGTCACCCCGCGCCGCGGCTTCGGCATCGCGGCCGTCATCGCCGTCCTGACGATCACCTACGGTGCGGTCTCCACGCTCCAGGCCATCGCGGACGTCCAGGGCAGCTCCGGGGCCGTCGCCTGGATAGGCCTGTTCTCGCCGATCACCCTCATCGACGGAGTGCAGTCCGCCTTCCTGGGCGCCACCTCCGCCTCCCCCGGCGGGGTGGGCCCGAGCAACGGCGAGGGCGCGGTCTACGTCCTCGTCACCCTGGGCCTGATCGCCGGTGCCTACGGCCTGCTGATGCGCCGCTACAAGAAGGTGGGACTGTGA
- a CDS encoding ABC transporter ATP-binding protein, which produces MIATESLSKRFPRVTALDRLSVDVGPGVTGLVGANGAGKSTLIKILLGLSPATEGRAEVLGLDVATKGADIRERVGYMPEHDCLPPDVSATEFVVHMARMSGLPPTAARERTADTLRHVGLYEERYRPIGGYSTGMKQRVKLAQALVHDPQLVFLDEPTNGLDPVGRDEMLGLIRRIHTDFGISVLVTSHLLGELERTCDHVVVVDGGKLLRSSSTTDFTQTTTTLAIEVTDTDEHPDGTRAVREALDARGVSVQDGSGLPGAGRVLLLTSAGEETYDLVRDVIADLGLGLVRMEQRRHHISEVFTDSDAARKEAVGHGS; this is translated from the coding sequence GTGATCGCGACCGAAAGCCTGAGCAAGCGGTTCCCCCGGGTGACCGCGCTCGACCGGCTCTCCGTGGACGTCGGACCCGGTGTGACCGGACTCGTCGGTGCCAACGGCGCCGGCAAGTCCACCCTGATCAAGATCCTGCTGGGTCTGTCTCCCGCCACCGAGGGCCGGGCCGAAGTGCTCGGACTCGATGTCGCCACCAAGGGCGCCGACATCCGCGAGCGGGTCGGCTACATGCCGGAGCACGACTGCCTGCCACCCGACGTCTCGGCCACCGAGTTCGTCGTCCACATGGCACGCATGTCCGGCCTGCCGCCCACCGCCGCCCGCGAGCGCACCGCCGACACCCTGCGCCACGTCGGCCTGTACGAGGAGCGCTACCGCCCCATCGGCGGCTACTCGACGGGCATGAAGCAGCGCGTGAAGCTCGCGCAGGCCCTCGTGCACGACCCCCAGCTGGTCTTCCTCGACGAGCCGACCAACGGCCTCGACCCGGTCGGCCGCGACGAGATGCTCGGCCTCATCCGCCGCATCCACACCGACTTCGGCATCTCCGTCCTGGTCACCTCGCACCTGCTGGGCGAACTGGAACGCACCTGCGACCACGTCGTCGTCGTGGACGGCGGCAAGCTGCTGCGCTCCAGCTCCACCACGGACTTCACCCAGACCACCACGACCCTCGCGATCGAGGTCACCGACACCGACGAGCACCCCGACGGCACCCGCGCGGTGCGCGAAGCGCTCGACGCGCGCGGAGTGAGCGTCCAGGACGGCAGCGGCCTGCCCGGCGCCGGCCGCGTCCTGCTGCTCACCTCGGCGGGCGAGGAGACCTACGACCTGGTCCGCGACGTCATAGCCGACCTCGGCCTCGGCCTGGTCCGCATGGAGCAGCGCCGGCACCACATCTCGGAGGTCTTCACCGACAGCGACGCAGCACGGAAGGAGGCGGTCGGCCATGGCAGCTGA
- a CDS encoding M24 family metallopeptidase — MDGTTTAATATATATAGLGAELRGFREVQRLAYECAEAVAARLEPGVTERDAARMQRAWLRERGVRDWFHLPFAWFGDRTAFTGFRVPLQFFPTNRRLEPGMPFILDLAPVHRGFTADIGYSGALGPNPVQHRLAADLAAHRELILREVRERRPLREIYEDVDRLMVRQGCANRHRAYPFGVIAHKVDRVRERRPAPRLFGFGTQALKGLASDALHGHREGWSPLWSPYRFSDHPPHPGLWAVEPHLGFRGTGAKFEEILVVTDSADPEESAFWLDDDLPHVRRWAEET; from the coding sequence ATGGATGGCACGACGACGGCGGCGACGGCGACGGCGACGGCGACGGCCGGACTGGGCGCGGAGCTGCGGGGGTTCCGCGAGGTGCAGCGTCTCGCCTACGAGTGCGCCGAGGCCGTGGCCGCCCGGCTGGAGCCGGGCGTGACCGAGCGCGACGCGGCCCGGATGCAGCGCGCGTGGCTGCGGGAGCGGGGCGTGCGGGACTGGTTCCACCTGCCGTTCGCCTGGTTCGGCGACCGCACGGCGTTCACGGGCTTCCGGGTACCGCTGCAGTTCTTCCCCACGAACCGCCGGCTGGAGCCGGGCATGCCGTTCATCCTGGACCTGGCCCCGGTGCACCGGGGATTCACCGCCGACATCGGCTACTCCGGGGCCCTTGGCCCCAACCCGGTGCAGCACCGGCTGGCGGCCGACCTGGCGGCGCACCGCGAGCTGATCCTGCGCGAGGTGCGCGAGCGCAGGCCGCTGCGGGAGATCTACGAGGACGTGGACCGGCTCATGGTCCGCCAGGGCTGTGCCAACCGGCACCGCGCCTATCCCTTCGGCGTCATCGCCCACAAAGTGGACCGGGTGCGGGAACGGCGGCCGGCCCCGCGCCTGTTCGGCTTCGGCACGCAGGCGCTCAAGGGCCTGGCGAGCGACGCGCTGCACGGCCACCGCGAGGGCTGGTCCCCGCTGTGGTCGCCCTACCGCTTCTCCGACCACCCGCCCCACCCGGGGCTGTGGGCGGTCGAACCCCACCTCGGTTTCCGGGGTACGGGCGCGAAGTTCGAGGAGATCCTGGTCGTGACCGACTCCGCGGATCCCGAGGAGAGCGCCTTCTGGCTGGACGACGATCTGCCGCACGTGCGGCGCTGGGCGGAGGAGACATGA
- a CDS encoding SDR family oxidoreductase — protein sequence MTVLEGARERRVRTGGVELCVAELGDPRRPTVVLVHGYPDSKEVWSEVAARLAGRFHVVLYDVRGHGRSSAPSPLRGGFTLEKLTDDFLAVADAVSPDRPVHLVGHDWGSVQSWEFVTVKRTEGRIASFTSMSGPSLDHFGHWINKRLRRPTPRRVGQLLGQGAKSWYVYLLHTPVLPELAWRGPLGKRWPGILERVEKVPGGDYPTASLPSDAAHGAWLYRDNVRPRLRRPREDAYAHAPVQLITPLGDAFLSERLYDGLELWAPRLTRRTLPAKHWVPRTRPDRLADWITEFVTATEDGRSETAANGKYADRFGGQLVLVTGAGSGIGRATAFAFAEAGARVVAVDRDAEAAARTAELSRLIGARAAWAEAVDVSDEQAMEKLAARVAAEYGVVDVLVNNAGIGLSGSFFDTTPEDWKKVLDVNLWGVIHGCRLFGRQMAERGQGGHIVNTASAAAFQPSRVLPAYGTSKAAVLMLSECLRAELADRGIGVTAICPGLVNTNITSTAHFAGVDAEEEKRRQQRTARLYGARNYPPEKVADAVLEAVVRNRAVVPVTPEARGAHLMSRFAPRMLRRLARVKPPL from the coding sequence ATGACGGTGCTGGAGGGTGCGCGGGAGCGCCGGGTGCGCACGGGCGGGGTCGAGCTGTGCGTGGCGGAGCTGGGCGATCCGCGGCGGCCCACGGTCGTCCTGGTGCACGGCTACCCGGACAGCAAGGAGGTCTGGTCCGAGGTCGCCGCCCGCCTGGCCGGCCGCTTCCACGTGGTCCTCTACGACGTCCGCGGCCACGGCCGGTCGAGCGCGCCGAGCCCGCTGCGGGGCGGCTTCACGCTGGAGAAGCTGACGGACGACTTCCTGGCGGTGGCCGACGCGGTCAGCCCGGACCGCCCGGTGCACCTGGTGGGCCACGACTGGGGCTCGGTGCAGTCCTGGGAGTTCGTCACGGTCAAGCGCACCGAGGGGCGCATCGCCTCCTTCACCTCGATGTCCGGGCCCTCCCTCGACCACTTCGGGCACTGGATCAACAAGCGCCTCAGGCGTCCCACCCCGCGCCGGGTCGGACAGCTCCTCGGCCAGGGCGCCAAGTCCTGGTACGTCTACCTGCTGCACACCCCCGTGCTCCCGGAGCTGGCCTGGCGCGGCCCGCTCGGCAAGCGCTGGCCGGGCATCCTGGAGCGCGTCGAGAAGGTGCCCGGCGGCGACTACCCGACCGCGTCCCTGCCGTCGGACGCCGCGCACGGGGCGTGGCTCTACCGGGACAACGTCCGGCCCCGGCTGCGCAGGCCGCGCGAGGACGCCTACGCGCACGCGCCCGTGCAGCTCATCACGCCCCTGGGCGACGCGTTCCTGTCGGAGCGGCTCTACGACGGCCTCGAGCTGTGGGCGCCGCGGCTCACCCGGCGCACGCTGCCCGCGAAGCACTGGGTGCCGCGCACCCGGCCGGACCGGCTGGCGGACTGGATCACGGAGTTCGTCACCGCGACCGAGGACGGCCGGTCCGAGACGGCGGCGAACGGGAAGTACGCGGACCGCTTCGGCGGGCAGCTGGTCCTGGTCACCGGTGCGGGCAGCGGCATCGGGCGGGCGACGGCGTTCGCGTTCGCCGAGGCCGGAGCGCGTGTGGTGGCCGTCGACCGGGACGCCGAGGCCGCCGCCCGGACCGCGGAGCTGTCCCGGCTGATCGGTGCCCGGGCCGCCTGGGCGGAGGCCGTCGACGTCTCCGACGAGCAGGCCATGGAGAAGCTGGCGGCCAGGGTCGCCGCCGAGTACGGCGTGGTGGACGTGCTCGTGAACAACGCCGGGATCGGTCTGTCGGGCTCCTTCTTCGACACGACGCCGGAGGACTGGAAGAAGGTCCTCGACGTCAACCTGTGGGGCGTGATCCACGGCTGCCGTCTGTTCGGCCGGCAGATGGCCGAGCGCGGGCAGGGCGGCCACATCGTCAACACCGCGTCGGCGGCGGCCTTCCAGCCCTCCAGGGTGCTGCCCGCCTACGGCACCTCGAAGGCGGCCGTGCTGATGCTGAGCGAGTGCCTGCGCGCCGAGCTGGCCGACCGGGGCATCGGCGTCACGGCGATCTGCCCCGGCCTGGTCAACACCAACATCACCTCCACGGCGCACTTCGCGGGCGTGGACGCCGAGGAGGAGAAGCGCCGGCAGCAGCGCACCGCACGGCTGTACGGGGCGCGCAACTACCCGCCGGAGAAGGTGGCGGACGCCGTGCTGGAGGCGGTCGTGCGCAACAGGGCGGTGGTCCCGGTGACGCCGGAGGCGCGCGGCGCCCACCTCATGTCCCGGTTCGCACCCCGGATGCTGCGGCGCCTCGCTCGGGTGAAGCCGCCCCTGTAG
- a CDS encoding RNA 2'-phosphotransferase: MQQERTVKVSKYLSKHLRHQPERIGLTPDEGGWVEIDALVAAAAAHGFPFTRQELDHVVATNDKRRFAVEGTRIRASQGHSIDVDLRLPVATPPPYLYHGTVARHLEAIRAEGLRPMNRHDVHLSPDRETATRVGARRGRPVVLPVDAAAMHRDGHVFHVSANGVWLTQHVPSRYLRFPAPH, encoded by the coding sequence ATGCAACAAGAACGCACGGTGAAGGTGTCCAAGTATCTGTCGAAGCACCTGCGCCACCAGCCGGAGAGGATCGGGCTCACGCCCGACGAGGGCGGCTGGGTCGAGATCGACGCACTCGTCGCCGCGGCGGCGGCGCACGGCTTTCCCTTCACCCGCCAAGAGCTCGACCACGTGGTCGCCACCAACGACAAGCGGCGCTTCGCGGTGGAGGGCACCCGCATCCGGGCCAGCCAGGGCCACAGCATCGACGTGGATCTGCGGCTGCCCGTGGCCACCCCGCCGCCGTACCTCTACCACGGGACCGTGGCCCGGCATCTGGAGGCCATCCGGGCCGAGGGCCTGCGGCCGATGAACCGGCACGACGTCCACCTCTCGCCGGACCGCGAGACCGCGACCCGGGTCGGGGCCCGTCGCGGCCGGCCGGTCGTCCTCCCGGTGGACGCCGCCGCCATGCACCGCGACGGACACGTCTTCCACGTCAGCGCGAACGGCGTCTGGCTGACGCAGCACGTGCCGTCCCGCTATCTGCGCTTTCCCGCTCCGCACTGA
- a CDS encoding LLM class flavin-dependent oxidoreductase has product MSLRLSTVILPYRRWHEGGRSTWTRAEQLGFHTAYTYDHLSWRSFRDGPWFGAVPTLTAAASVTERLRLGTLVTSPNFRHPVTLAKELISLDDISGGRITLGIGAGGTGFDATALGQEPWTPRERADRLGEFLPLLDRLLTEDAVSYEGDFYSAHEARNIPGCVQRPRLPFAVAATGPRGLALAARHGQAWVTTGDPKLFENGTPQQSDRALRQQGDRLADACAAIGREVGELDRVLLTGFTPERSRPLESVDAFVDFAGRHRDLGFTELVVHWPIPDSDFAADEKVFERIAMEALAQLKE; this is encoded by the coding sequence ATGAGTCTGCGCCTGAGCACCGTGATCCTTCCGTACCGCCGCTGGCACGAGGGCGGCCGTTCGACGTGGACGCGCGCCGAGCAGCTCGGCTTCCACACCGCCTACACCTACGACCACCTCTCCTGGCGCAGTTTCCGGGACGGCCCGTGGTTCGGTGCCGTGCCGACCCTGACCGCCGCCGCGTCCGTCACCGAGCGGCTGCGTCTGGGCACCCTGGTCACCTCGCCGAACTTCCGGCATCCGGTGACGCTCGCCAAGGAACTGATCTCCCTCGACGACATCTCCGGCGGGCGGATCACCCTCGGCATAGGAGCGGGCGGCACCGGCTTCGACGCCACGGCGCTGGGCCAGGAGCCGTGGACGCCGCGCGAGCGGGCGGACCGGCTCGGCGAGTTCCTGCCGCTGCTCGACCGGCTGCTGACCGAGGACGCGGTGTCGTACGAGGGCGACTTCTACTCGGCGCACGAGGCCCGCAACATCCCGGGGTGTGTGCAGCGGCCCCGGCTGCCCTTCGCGGTGGCCGCGACCGGTCCACGGGGACTGGCACTCGCCGCCCGCCACGGCCAGGCGTGGGTGACCACCGGAGACCCCAAACTGTTCGAGAACGGCACCCCCCAGCAGTCGGACCGTGCGCTGCGGCAGCAGGGCGACCGGCTGGCCGACGCCTGTGCCGCGATCGGCCGCGAGGTGGGCGAGCTGGACCGGGTCCTCCTCACCGGCTTCACGCCGGAGCGCAGCCGCCCGCTGGAGTCCGTGGACGCGTTCGTGGACTTCGCCGGACGCCACCGCGACCTGGGCTTCACCGAGCTGGTCGTCCACTGGCCGATCCCGGACTCGGACTTCGCCGCGGACGAGAAGGTCTTCGAGCGGATCGCGATGGAGGCACTGGCTCAGCTGAAGGAATGA
- a CDS encoding HAD family hydrolase — protein MRDNDRVTSATRQPEPPAAATRPRLIATDLDGTLLRDDKSVSPRTVAALAAAEKAGIEVFFVTGRPARWMDVVSAHVHGHGLAICGNGAAVVDLHGGPGSHRFVKVRELPQENALDAVRLLREAAPGTVFAVEQTYGFHQEPAYPKLHMEVPDDLLPAEEILAPGGRAATEPVLKILAFHPELDPDGFLTLARLAIGDRANVTRSSPSALLEISGPDVSKASTLALCCAERGISHEEVVAFGDMPNDVEMLTWAGRSYAMGNAHPDVIAAASGRTVANNDDGVAVVIERMLADLT, from the coding sequence ATGCGTGACAATGACCGGGTGACCTCAGCGACCCGACAGCCCGAGCCCCCGGCCGCCGCCACCCGCCCGCGACTCATCGCCACCGACCTCGACGGCACCCTGCTGCGCGACGACAAGTCGGTCTCGCCGCGTACGGTCGCCGCGCTGGCCGCCGCGGAGAAGGCAGGCATCGAGGTCTTCTTCGTCACCGGACGCCCCGCCCGCTGGATGGACGTCGTCAGCGCCCACGTCCACGGGCACGGCCTCGCCATCTGCGGAAACGGTGCCGCCGTGGTCGACCTGCACGGCGGCCCCGGCAGTCACAGGTTCGTGAAGGTCCGCGAGCTGCCGCAGGAGAACGCGCTGGACGCCGTGCGGCTGCTGCGGGAGGCGGCGCCCGGCACGGTGTTCGCGGTCGAGCAGACGTACGGCTTCCACCAGGAGCCGGCGTACCCGAAGCTGCACATGGAGGTCCCCGACGACCTTCTGCCCGCCGAGGAGATCCTGGCGCCGGGCGGGCGCGCCGCCACCGAGCCCGTCCTCAAGATCCTCGCCTTCCATCCGGAGCTCGACCCCGACGGCTTCCTCACGCTGGCCCGCCTCGCCATCGGCGACCGCGCCAACGTCACCCGGTCCAGCCCCAGCGCCCTGCTGGAGATCAGCGGCCCCGACGTCTCCAAGGCCAGCACGCTCGCCCTGTGCTGCGCCGAGCGCGGCATCTCGCACGAGGAGGTCGTGGCCTTCGGCGACATGCCGAACGACGTCGAGATGCTCACCTGGGCGGGACGGTCGTACGCGATGGGCAACGCGCACCCGGACGTGATCGCCGCCGCCTCGGGGCGGACGGTCGCCAACAACGACGACGGCGTGGCGGTCGTGATCGAGCGGATGCTGGCGGACCTGACCTGA
- a CDS encoding M23 family metallopeptidase, with protein MRSSRRRPLLVPVLLCALALLAARPTDGMDGDTRPGAGLGPQVARLYEDAAKATRQYEDGRREAEAQRSKALEYERRLDGQRQKIDAMHEDLGRIARAQYRDGGGLPLTARMLLADDPEELMRGQRAVSRANLAVDRAIGKNLRAEARLADQEAGARAAWQALEKRNAGLAKLKKEIESKLEVVRSRLEGQADSSVAAGACPGAVRLDQPDVPSGPSWVAPVEAYELSASFGSGGSRWAHRHTGQDFAVPVGTPVRSVGTGRVLKVSCGGAFGIQVVIEHAGGYYTQYAHLAAVAVDQGDRVDAGQWIGQSGSTGNSTGPHLHFEVRVTPDMGSALDPVPWLSQRGVPL; from the coding sequence ATGCGCTCATCCCGCCGTCGTCCGCTGCTGGTTCCGGTGCTGCTGTGCGCACTCGCCCTGCTCGCGGCCCGCCCCACCGACGGCATGGACGGGGACACCAGGCCGGGCGCCGGTCTCGGCCCGCAGGTGGCGCGGCTGTACGAGGACGCGGCGAAGGCCACCCGGCAGTACGAGGACGGGCGGCGAGAGGCCGAGGCGCAACGGTCGAAGGCCCTGGAGTACGAGCGCCGGCTCGACGGGCAACGGCAGAAGATCGACGCCATGCACGAGGACCTGGGCCGCATCGCCCGCGCCCAGTACCGCGACGGCGGCGGGCTCCCGCTCACCGCGCGGATGCTCCTCGCCGACGACCCCGAGGAGCTGATGCGCGGTCAGCGGGCCGTCTCCCGGGCGAATCTGGCCGTCGACCGGGCCATCGGGAAGAACCTGCGGGCCGAGGCGCGGCTCGCCGACCAGGAGGCCGGGGCGCGGGCGGCCTGGCAGGCGCTGGAGAAGCGCAACGCCGGCCTGGCGAAGCTGAAGAAGGAGATCGAGAGCAAGCTGGAGGTGGTGCGGTCCCGGCTGGAGGGGCAGGCGGACTCCTCCGTCGCGGCCGGCGCGTGCCCCGGCGCGGTCCGCCTCGACCAGCCGGACGTGCCCTCCGGCCCGTCCTGGGTGGCCCCGGTCGAGGCCTACGAGCTGTCGGCGTCCTTCGGCAGCGGCGGGTCTCGGTGGGCGCACCGGCACACCGGCCAGGACTTCGCGGTGCCGGTCGGGACACCGGTGCGGTCGGTCGGCACGGGCCGGGTCCTGAAGGTGTCCTGCGGCGGGGCCTTCGGCATCCAGGTCGTCATCGAGCACGCGGGCGGCTACTACACGCAGTACGCCCATCTCGCGGCCGTCGCCGTCGACCAGGGCGACCGGGTCGACGCCGGGCAGTGGATCGGCCAGTCCGGCAGCACCGGCAACTCCACCGGCCCCCACCTGCACTTCGAGGTCCGGGTCACCCCGGACATGGGCTCGGCACTGGACCCGGTGCCGTGGCTGTCACAGCGCGGGGTGCCGCTGTGA